Proteins co-encoded in one Cyanobacteria bacterium GSL.Bin1 genomic window:
- a CDS encoding AT hook motif protein produces MNKESEFPFERARRVTSQEHEQFKEAISSQFGINLKNRGRPPKNQEEKYEPISIRIHPKVLAWVKEEANKRGIGYQTIINEILLQQICEEV; encoded by the coding sequence ATGAACAAGGAATCTGAATTTCCCTTTGAAAGGGCAAGACGCGTTACCTCACAAGAACATGAACAATTTAAGGAAGCAATTTCATCTCAATTTGGAATTAACTTAAAAAATAGAGGACGACCCCCTAAAAATCAAGAGGAAAAATATGAGCCAATTTCAATTAGAATCCATCCCAAAGTGCTGGCTTGGGTAAAAGAAGAAGCAAACAAGAGAGGGATTGGCTATCAAACTATTATCAATGAAATTTTGTTACAGCAAATTTGTGAAGAGGTTTAA
- a CDS encoding PIN domain-containing protein: protein MSEYVLRICLDLNIWCAALLADKKGKQNTASQKLVKLVREGNCVWEGFNFSLRLIISFPMLKRLRLVLKRDFNLSAELTNHYVGLIEQYAYPNPRLILGGGVLRLGDIEDAQVLETAIASQCDFLVTANIKDFLDTDVEIIQEQKWAVYKAPDHEINIVHPFLAANWLHPCS, encoded by the coding sequence TTGTCTGAGTACGTTTTACGAATTTGTTTAGACCTTAATATCTGGTGTGCTGCTCTCCTCGCTGACAAAAAAGGAAAACAAAATACAGCTAGCCAGAAGCTAGTTAAGCTAGTTAGAGAAGGAAACTGCGTTTGGGAAGGGTTCAACTTCTCGCTCCGCCTTATTATTTCTTTTCCGATGCTGAAACGATTACGTTTAGTGTTGAAGCGTGATTTCAATTTATCAGCAGAGCTTACGAATCATTATGTTGGTTTAATTGAGCAGTATGCTTACCCTAACCCTCGGCTCATTTTAGGCGGTGGTGTCTTGCGTTTAGGCGACATTGAAGATGCTCAAGTTTTGGAGACAGCAATAGCAAGTCAGTGTGATTTTTTAGTTACTGCTAACATTAAAGATTTTCTCGACACTGATGTTGAAATTATACAGGAACAAAAATGGGCAGTTTATAAAGCTCCCGACCATGAAATAAATATTGTTCATCCTTTTCTAGCTGCTAATTGGCTACATCCCTGTTCCTAG
- a CDS encoding PIN domain-containing protein, with protein sequence MPSPNYKIYLDACCFNRPFDDLRQTRIYLEAEAVMIILQECELGQWQLINSTALKAELNQIRDLEKLQALQKILEIATIQVTHNNQLYQRAFQFQEMGFRAYDAFHLASAESSKADVFLSTDDRLIKKARRYTQKIQVAVDNPAQWLSQVIQREQNNDQN encoded by the coding sequence ATGCCATCTCCTAATTATAAAATTTACTTAGATGCCTGCTGTTTTAACCGCCCTTTTGATGATTTAAGACAAACGCGAATTTATCTAGAAGCAGAAGCAGTAATGATAATTTTGCAAGAATGTGAACTGGGACAATGGCAGCTCATTAATAGTACAGCTCTCAAGGCTGAGTTGAATCAGATTCGTGATTTAGAGAAGTTACAGGCACTTCAAAAAATCTTGGAAATTGCTACGATCCAAGTAACTCATAATAATCAACTTTATCAGAGAGCTTTCCAATTTCAAGAAATGGGATTTAGAGCCTATGATGCGTTTCATTTGGCTAGTGCAGAAAGCAGTAAAGCTGATGTATTTTTAAGTACGGATGATCGATTAATTAAGAAAGCAAGAAGATATACTCAAAAAATTCAGGTTGCAGTTGATAACCCTGCACAATGGTTAAGTCAAGTTATTCAAAGGGAGCAAAATAATGATCAAAACTAA